The following coding sequences lie in one Pirellulales bacterium genomic window:
- a CDS encoding ATP-binding protein, translating into MSALDFDDPTPAEPDTSATRPATEMAELKHRFDEFIAVLAHELRNPLAPICTAVDLLRIKGSPDPDVAAAHDVIERQVQQMTRLMDDLLDVSRITRGKIALHKERTHLAPIVANAVDSSRPLIDQKNQRLTVVLPPEPLPIEADPVRLTQVFLNLLNNAAKFTPARGSIRLEAARQGSDVVISIRDTGIGIPGPMLPHVFELFTQVERSPGRSGSGLGVGLALVKRLVELHGGRVDVRSDGTGRGSEFAVRLPLLAAPPAPARVEHNDAASKPMARPCRVLVVDDIKDLADSLALLLRRMGHDVHIAYNGRAAIEASEMLQPELALLDIGLPEMSGYEIAQRIRKQAWGRSIYLVALTGWGQPEDKTRALELGFNRHMTKPVSFAELEQLVAEAAKYTAAAADQPKLARTSS; encoded by the coding sequence ATGAGCGCTCTTGATTTCGACGATCCGACGCCGGCCGAGCCGGACACGTCCGCGACCCGCCCCGCGACGGAGATGGCTGAATTGAAGCATCGCTTCGATGAGTTCATCGCCGTTTTGGCCCATGAGCTGCGCAATCCATTGGCGCCGATTTGCACGGCCGTCGATCTACTTCGCATAAAAGGATCGCCCGATCCCGACGTGGCCGCGGCGCACGATGTAATCGAGCGGCAGGTCCAACAGATGACGCGGCTCATGGACGATCTGCTGGATGTTTCGCGCATCACCCGCGGCAAGATCGCGCTCCATAAGGAGCGCACCCATTTGGCGCCGATCGTCGCCAACGCCGTGGATTCCAGCCGGCCGCTCATCGACCAAAAGAATCAGCGGTTGACGGTTGTCCTGCCGCCGGAGCCGCTCCCTATCGAAGCGGATCCTGTCCGATTGACGCAAGTGTTTCTGAACTTGCTGAACAACGCGGCGAAATTCACGCCCGCCCGCGGCAGCATCCGGCTCGAGGCGGCGCGCCAGGGGAGCGACGTGGTGATTTCGATTCGCGATACGGGGATCGGTATTCCCGGCCCGATGTTGCCGCATGTCTTCGAATTGTTTACGCAGGTCGAACGGTCGCCGGGGCGAAGCGGAAGCGGGCTTGGCGTTGGTCTGGCGCTCGTCAAACGGCTGGTCGAATTGCACGGCGGCCGGGTTGATGTTCGTAGCGACGGCACCGGCCGCGGGAGTGAGTTTGCCGTGCGCTTGCCGCTGCTCGCGGCGCCTCCGGCGCCGGCGCGGGTTGAACACAACGATGCGGCGTCCAAGCCGATGGCGAGGCCGTGCCGGGTGCTCGTCGTGGATGACATCAAGGATTTGGCGGACAGCTTGGCGCTGCTCCTGCGGCGGATGGGGCACGACGTTCACATTGCCTACAACGGCCGGGCCGCCATCGAGGCCAGCGAGATGCTGCAGCCCGAGTTGGCGCTATTGGACATCGGCCTGCCGGAGATGAGCGGTTACGAGATCGCCCAGAGAATTCGCAAACAGGCCTGGGGCCGATCGATTTATCTCGTCGCGCTGACCGGCTGGGGACAGCCCGAGGACAAGACCCGCGCACTGGAACTCGGTTTCAATCGCCACATGACGAAGCCGGTGAGCTTCGCTGAACTCGAGCAACTGGTGGCCGAGGCGGCCAAATATACTGCGGCCGCCGCGGACCAACCGAAACTGGCTCGAACGTCGAGTTGA
- a CDS encoding BON domain-containing protein, translating to MELLGAIRHQSNLSTSAERFSPVLRDALHDTLRGLGRNRAFSSTTEKAIELLRQSPYLALRHVSCECHAGVLILRGRLPTFYTKQVMHALLRNIEGVRRVDDCTQVAEHARPRRRTA from the coding sequence ATGGAATTGCTGGGGGCGATTCGACACCAATCAAATCTATCAACTTCGGCGGAGCGGTTTTCGCCGGTGCTGCGCGATGCGCTGCACGACACACTGAGGGGACTTGGAAGAAACCGAGCGTTCAGTTCGACAACCGAGAAAGCGATCGAACTTCTTCGGCAGTCTCCGTATTTGGCTCTGCGCCACGTCAGTTGCGAATGCCATGCGGGCGTGCTGATCCTCCGCGGACGGCTCCCCACGTTTTACACCAAGCAAGTGATGCATGCATTATTGCGGAACATCGAAGGCGTGCGGCGAGTCGACGACTGCACTCAGGTTGCCGAACATGCTCGCCCGCGCCGGCGAACCGCATAG